One genomic segment of Sphaerodactylus townsendi isolate TG3544 linkage group LG07, MPM_Stown_v2.3, whole genome shotgun sequence includes these proteins:
- the RICTOR gene encoding rapamycin-insensitive companion of mTOR, whose amino-acid sequence MGIVAAFRSWAGIISLCKPGNSGIQSLIGVLCIPNMEIRRGLLEVLYDIFRLPLPVVTEEFIEALLSVDPSRFQDSWRLSDGFVVAEAKIILPHRARSRPDLMDNYLALVLSAFITNGLLEGLVEVITSSDDHISVRAAILLGELLHMAHSLLHSSYLHCLPTLMNLAASFDIEKEKRLRASAALNCLKRFHEMKKRGPKPYSLHLDHIVQKAMATHEKRDQYRVQKDIFILKDTEEALATNLRDSQVLLHKDNLAWDWNLIGTILKWPNVNLRNYKDEQLHRFVRRLLYFYKPSSKLYANLELDFAKSKQLTVVGCQFTEFLLESEEDGQGYLEELVKDIVQWLNSSSGMKPERSLQNNGLLNTLSQHYFLFFGTLSCHPHGVKMLEKCNVFQCLLNLCSLKNQDHLLKLTVSSLDYSRDGLARVILSKILTAAADSCRLYATKHLRVLLRANVEFFSNWGIELLVTQLHDKNKAISSEALDILDEACEDKANLHALIQMKPALSHLGDKGLLLLLRFLSIPKGFSYLNERGYVTKQMEKWQKEYNLKYVELIEEQLNEALTTYRKPVDGDNYVRRSNQRLQRPHVYLPVHLYGQLVHHKTGCHLLEAQSIVPDLSYTVRSPLLDKWEGIKQLKAALWALGNIGSSNWGLNLLQEENVIPDILALAQHCEVLSIRGTCVYVLGLIAKTKQGCDILKHQNWDAVRHSRRHPWPVVPDDMEQLCNELSSIPSTLSLNSESTSSRHNSESESAPSSMFILEDDRIGSTSTSTFFLDISEDGEQNAYDRTGVLKDKDRSPFPFFVSSRLVKNRFLNSLTLPNKKHRSSSDPKGGKLLDSKLGLRRNRTVTEPSGSMDFTQGDDFTPIFRVPKIHTLKLETSFVGGKHNEDADGTPSIGENDLKLPKSLCHENHRENTSRERLMGEVSTQTHFKSRSLSFNTDTTTSGISSMSSSPSRETVGVDATNIDTDCGSLSTVVSTKTVKMLHCSTPQSNHLPLSKSNSVSLVPPGSSHTLPRRAQSLRAPSLATIKSLADYNFSYTSSRDAFGYATLKRLQQQRMHPSLSHSEALASPAKDVLFTDTITMKSGSLDSRLTPNRFMRALSYASSLDKEDLLSPINQNTLQRSSSVRSMVSNATFGCSDDYIGLALPVDINEIFQVKETPYFQKKTVPSSDERGARVYPQDAGGIPCGSTELVKSPFQILRQQISLTEIMNTSRSDASQFLENMEDTGLQEHTEDNCLYCVCTYILGYQHNNKVNSTLTHTDFSDIPYSDWCGKSMHNHLDVVSHSSKFSGISGCSDAVSHGSASSTKSTDLVIGVKSIPDDTPVCRILLRKEVLRLVINLSSSVGTKGHETGLLTIKEKFPQAFDDICLYSEVSYLLAHSTFRLPSRRFIQELFQDVQFVQMHEEAEAVLATPANQQMADLSTES is encoded by the exons ATCCAAGTCGCTTTCAAGACAGTTGGAGGCTTTCTGATGGTTTTGTAGTTGCAGAAGCTAAAATTATATTACCTCACCGAGCCAGATCCAG ACCTGACCTCATGGATAATTACTTGGCACTTGTTCTTTCTGCTTTCATTACAAACGGACTCTTAGAA GGCCTGGTTGAAGTGATCACAAGCAGCGATGACCACATATCTGTCAGAGCCGCCATCTTACTGGGTGAACTTTTACATATG GCTCATTCTCTCCTACACAGCAGCTACTTGCATTGCCTACCGACGTTAATGAACTTGGCAGCTTCTTTTGACATTGAAAAGGAGAAAAGACT ACGAGCCAGTGCCGCACTTAATTGTTTAAAACGCTTTCATGAAATGAAAAAACGAGGACCTAAGCCGTACAGCCTTCATCTGGATCACATTGTTCAGAAAGCCATGGCAACGCATGAGAAAAGGGATCAATATCGTGTGCAAAAGGatatctttattttaaag GACACAGAAGAAGCACTGGCAACAAACCTTAGAGATAGCCAAGTTCTTCTTCACAAAGATAACCTTGCATGGGACTGGAACCTGATAGGGACCATCCTTAAG TGGCCAAATGTAAATCTAAGGAACTATAAAGATGAACAGTTGCACAG ATTTGTACGACGACTGCTGTATTTTTACAAGCCAAGTAGCAAATTGTATGCCAACCTGGAACTggattttgcaaagtcaaaacaACTCACTGTTGTAGGTTGTCAATTTACTGAATTTCTTCTTGAATCTGAAGAG GATGGTCAAGGCTACCTTGAGGAATTAGTAAAAGATATTGTGCAGTGGCTCAATTCTTCCTCTGGAATGAAACCGGAACGCAGCCTCCAAAACAATGGGCTACTTAACACTCTCAGTCAGCACTACTTCTTATTTTTTGGTACACTCTCCTGCCACCCCCATGGAGTGAAAATGCTTGAAAAGTGTAACGTATTTCAGTG TCTCCTTAATCTTTGCTCTTTGAAGAACCAAGATCACTTACTAAAACTGACGGTATCTAGTTTGGATTACAGCAGAGATGGACTGGCCAGGGTCATCCTTTCTAAAATCCTAACAGCAGCGGCTGAC AGCTGCAGACTGTATGCCACAAAACATTTAAGGGTACTGCTGAGAGCCAATGTAGAGTTCTTCAGCAACTGGGGAATTGAATTACTAGTCACTCAGCTGCATGACAAAAACAAAGCTATTTCCTCTGAAGCGCTTGATATTCTTGATGAGGCATGTGAAGACAAG gCAAACCTTCATGCCCTCATCCAAATGAAACCAGCACTGTCTCATCTTGGGGACAAGGGCTTGCTTCTGCTGTTAAG atttctgtccATTCCAAAAGGTTTTTCCTATCTCAATGAGCGAGGATATGtgacaaaacaaatggaaaaatggCAGAAG gaatacaatttaaaatacgTTGAGTTGATAGAGGAGCAACTTAATGAAGCACTTACCACTTACCGCAAACCTGTTGATGGTGATAATTATGTTCGTCGCAGCAACCAAAG ATTACAACGACCGCATGTCTATCTTCCAGTTCACCTTTATGGTCAACTGGTGCATCACAAAACAGGCTGCCATTTGTTGGAAGCTCAG AGTATTGTTCCTGACTTGAGTTACACTGTTCGTTCCCCTCTGCTGGATAAATGGGAAGGAATTAAGCAACTGAAGGCTGCTCTCTGGGCACTG GGCAATATTGGGTCATCGAATTGGGGTCTGAATTTGCTTCAAGAAGAAAATGTGATTCCTGACATATTGGCCCTTGCCCAACATTGTGAAGTCTTGTCTATTAGAGG GACCTGTGTCTACGTGCTGGGCCTAATAGCTAAAACAAAGCAAGGCTGTGACATTTTGAAGCATCAGAATTGGGATGCGGTCAGACACAGCCGTCGACACCCTTGGCCGGTGGTCCCTGACGACATGGAACAACTCTGCAATGAGCTTTCCTCTATTCCCAGCACGCTGAGCTTGAACTCCGAATCTACCAGTTCAAGGCACAACAGTGAAAGTGAATCTGCACCATCAA GTATGTTTATTTTAGAAGACGACAGGATTGGTAGCACCTCTACTAGTACTTTCTTCTTAGACATATCAGAAGACGGAGAGCAAAATGCCTACGACCGAACTGGTGTGTTAAAGGATAAGGATCGCAGTCCCTTCCCCTTCTTTGTCTCCAGCAGACTCGTGAAGAACCGCTTCTTAAATTCCCTGACCCTGCCTAATAAAAAGCATCGGAGCAGCAGCGACCCTAAAGGAGGCAAGCTGCTGGACAGCAAGCTGGGCTTGAGGCGGAATCGTACCGTCACCGAGCCTTCCGGCAGCATGGATTTCACTCAGGGGGATGACTTTACCCCTATATTCCGGGTGCCGAAAATCCACACTCTAAAACTAGAGACTTCCTTTGTGGGGGGCAAGCACAACGAAGATGCGGACGGCACCCCGAGCATTGGCGAAAACGACCTGAAGCTTCCGAAAAGCCTTTGCCACGAAAACCACCGAGAAAACACCAGCCGAGAGAGGCTGATGGGAGAGGTTTCTACCCAGACTCATTTCAAGAGCCGCAGCTTGAGCTTCAACACCGACACCACCACGAGCGGGATCAGCTCCATGAGCTCGAGCCCTTCCCGGGAGACAGTGGGAGTGGACGCCACAAACATAGACACGGACTGTGGGAGCCTAAGCACTGTGGTGAGTACCAAGACCGTGAAGATGCTCCATTGTTCAACCCCGCAGTCTAACCACCTGCCTCTCTCGAAATCAAACTCTGTCTCCCTGGTACCGCCGGGCTCCTCGCACACCCTTCCTCGGAGGGCGCAGTCGCTACGGGCGCCTTCGCTCGCAACGATAAAGAGTCTAGCCGACTACAACTTCAGCTACACCAGCTCTCGGGATGCCTTCGGGTATGCGACGCTCAAACGCCTGCAGCAGCAGAGGATGCACCCCTCTTTGTCTCATTCAGAAGCTCTGGCGTCTCCAGCAAAGGACGTGCTCTTCACTGACACAATTACAATGAAATCTGGTAGCCTGGACTCCCGACTAACACCTAACAG ATTCATGAGAGCTTTAAGTTATGCCTCCTCGCTAGACAAAGAAGACTTATTAAGTCCTATTAACCAAAACACGCTTCAGCGTTCCTCTTCTGTTCGGTCCATGGTGTCCAATGCTACTTTTGGCTGCTCTGACGATTACATTGGCCTGGCCCTCCCAGTGGACATTAATGAAATATTCCAG GTCAAGGAAACTCCTTATTTCCAGAAGAAAACGGTGCCTTCCTCTGATGAACGAGGAGCTCGAGTTTACCCCCAAGACGCTGGAG GTATTCCATGCGGTTCTACAGAATTAGTAAAGAGTCCGTTCCAGATACTTCGACAGCAGATCAGCCTAACAGAGATTATGAACACAAGCCGCTCAGATGCCTCTCAGTTCCTTGAAAACATGGAGGACACTGGGCTCCAAGAGCACACAGAAgataattgcctttattgtgtcTGCACGTATATTCTGGGCTATCAGCATAACAACAAGGTCAACTCTACTTTGACTCACACAG ATTTTTCAGACATTCCTTACTCGGACTGGTGTGGAAAGTCCATGCATAACCACCTGGATGTGGTTTCCCATTCCTCAAAATTTTCCGGGATTTCAGGATGTAGCGATGCTGTGTCCCATGGCTCAGCTAGTAGCACCAAGAGTACAGATCTTGTCATAG GAGTAAAGTCCATTCCAGATGACACCCCAGTATGCCGCATCTTACTGAGGAAAGAAGTATTGCGATTAGTAATCAACTTGAGTAGTTCGGTTGGAACCAAGGGCCACGAAACGGGACTCTTGAC AATTAAAGAGAAGTTTCCCCAAGCATTTGACGACATTTGCCTTTACTCTGAAGTGTCCTACTTGTTAGCTCACAGCACATTTCGATTACCGTCTCGAAGGTTCATACAGGAGCTCTTTCAAGATGTACAGTTTGTACAG ATGCACGAAGAAGCAGAAGCTGTTCTAGCAACGCCGGCAAACCAACAAATGGCTGACCTATCAACTGAGTCCTGA